The Trichocoleus desertorum ATA4-8-CV12 genome contains a region encoding:
- a CDS encoding peptidase S41, which translates to MFSFTKKSLKNLNRWLVLLVASLAGLLLISLLVLPAVSKLAEPKSVVFEQAWQTVNEHFFDPKFNGIDWKATRSKYRPLIAQAHSMEAAADIINQMLSELQTSHTRFYTNSEPAYYQLLGIFKSDALWRQLRKFFPDGKVEYPGIGIFTQEINGQTFISAILNGSPAEKAGLRVGDRLLSTEDKPYQPIQSFVGKVGQAVKISIQRTPDSASIQTIAVTPKQLDPTQLFLEAMQASTEVIEEGGKRIGYVHIWSYAGDRYQEQLERSLIYGNLRTADALILDLRGGWGGAIPEYLNFFTGKSPTLTQIERNGTKTDLDYRWHKPVVMLVNQGSRSGKEILAYGFQQYNIGPVIGSKTPGAVVGGRAFLMQDGSLLYLAVVDVLINGERLEGKGVQPDIEVPFQLAYAQGADPQKQKAIEVLLRKLIVTDGQG; encoded by the coding sequence ATGTTTAGCTTCACTAAAAAATCGCTCAAAAACTTAAACCGCTGGTTGGTTTTGCTCGTTGCTAGTCTAGCAGGGTTGCTTTTAATCTCCTTACTTGTCTTGCCAGCCGTTTCGAAACTGGCAGAGCCCAAAAGCGTTGTATTTGAGCAAGCTTGGCAAACCGTAAATGAGCACTTTTTTGATCCAAAGTTTAATGGCATAGACTGGAAAGCGACTCGCAGCAAGTACAGACCCTTAATAGCCCAAGCCCACTCTATGGAGGCAGCCGCTGACATTATTAATCAGATGCTGTCTGAGTTGCAAACTTCCCACACTCGCTTCTATACCAACTCAGAGCCAGCCTACTACCAACTCTTAGGCATCTTTAAATCTGATGCTTTGTGGCGGCAACTGAGAAAGTTTTTTCCAGACGGCAAGGTGGAATACCCTGGAATTGGTATCTTCACCCAAGAGATAAACGGCCAAACTTTTATCAGCGCCATCTTAAATGGTAGCCCAGCCGAGAAAGCAGGACTGCGAGTGGGCGATCGCTTACTGAGTACTGAAGACAAGCCATATCAACCGATTCAATCTTTTGTGGGGAAGGTAGGTCAGGCAGTTAAAATCTCGATTCAGCGCACCCCAGACTCAGCCAGCATCCAAACGATCGCCGTCACTCCCAAGCAACTCGATCCTACGCAGCTCTTTCTAGAGGCGATGCAAGCAAGTACCGAGGTAATTGAGGAAGGTGGTAAGCGGATCGGCTATGTGCATATTTGGTCTTATGCGGGCGATCGCTACCAAGAGCAACTAGAGCGATCGCTGATTTATGGCAATTTAAGAACCGCAGATGCCTTGATCTTAGATCTGCGAGGTGGTTGGGGTGGAGCTATCCCCGAATATCTCAACTTCTTTACTGGTAAGTCTCCAACGCTGACTCAGATCGAGCGGAATGGCACTAAAACAGACCTAGATTATCGCTGGCATAAACCAGTGGTCATGTTGGTAAACCAAGGATCTAGGAGTGGCAAAGAGATTTTGGCCTATGGCTTCCAGCAGTACAATATTGGACCTGTAATTGGTAGCAAAACCCCAGGAGCGGTGGTGGGAGGTCGCGCTTTTTTAATGCAAGATGGCAGCCTGCTCTACTTAGCAGTGGTAGATGTTTTGATCAATGGAGAGCGGCTAGAAGGAAAAGGTGTGCAGCCAGACATAGAGGTGCCGTTTCAGTTAGCTTATGCTCAAGGCGCAGACCCTCAGAAACAGAAGGCGATCGAAGTTTTGCTGCGAAAGCTCATCGTCACTGATGGTCAGGGTTAA
- a CDS encoding response regulator: protein MGKRILLVEDNEIHRLFTQDFLESRGYQVLSLCDGINFLETVTEFQPDLLLLDLKLPQVDGFTLLQELQRSQWHALPVVVVTAYAFHREKQRALSMGVRSYLTKPIRLEAMAQAIEAELSLN from the coding sequence ATGGGCAAGCGAATTCTTCTGGTAGAAGATAACGAAATCCATCGTCTGTTCACGCAAGACTTTTTGGAGTCGCGAGGCTATCAAGTCTTGAGTCTCTGTGATGGCATCAATTTTTTGGAGACGGTTACAGAATTTCAGCCTGACTTACTGCTCCTAGATCTCAAACTGCCTCAAGTCGATGGCTTCACCTTGCTACAAGAACTTCAGCGATCGCAATGGCATGCTCTACCTGTGGTGGTGGTGACCGCCTACGCCTTTCATCGGGAGAAACAGAGAGCTTTAAGTATGGGAGTGCGATCCTACTTAACTAAGCCGATTCGGCTGGAAGCAATGGCTCAAGCGATCGAGGCGGAACTGAGCCTTAACTAA
- a CDS encoding UTP--glucose-1-phosphate uridylyltransferase, with amino-acid sequence MMLSPGSVKSSVRKAVIPAAGFGTRLFPATKAVKKEMFPIIDSEGRAKPVILAIAEEALSAGIESVGIVVQPSDRDLFENFFKTLPEGDYLQKLAAKQGDYLEYLREVGERVTILTQDTQEGFGHAVFCAKDWVGDEPFLLLLGDHVYKSDQEISCAAQMLEVFERCGKSVVSLEVTPAAEISHRGCVTGTWQEPNVLLDVTRLVEKPEVEYAIQHLHISGMPPDQLLSIFGMYVLSPQIFDCLAEQIRRNLRDRNEFQLTSGLEQLRQELGMMGYLVEGRSFDTGLPDAYRQALIEFRQA; translated from the coding sequence ATGATGTTGTCTCCAGGCTCTGTCAAATCTTCTGTTCGTAAGGCTGTGATTCCTGCTGCTGGCTTTGGTACACGCCTCTTTCCGGCGACTAAAGCAGTCAAAAAGGAAATGTTTCCGATCATTGATTCTGAGGGACGCGCCAAGCCTGTGATTCTGGCGATCGCGGAAGAAGCTCTCAGTGCTGGAATTGAGTCGGTGGGGATTGTGGTGCAACCCAGCGATCGCGACCTATTTGAAAACTTCTTCAAAACATTACCGGAAGGAGATTATCTTCAAAAGCTAGCGGCTAAGCAGGGAGACTATCTGGAGTATCTCCGGGAGGTCGGGGAGCGAGTTACCATTTTGACCCAGGATACCCAGGAAGGCTTTGGTCATGCCGTCTTCTGTGCCAAAGACTGGGTAGGAGATGAACCTTTTCTGTTGCTCCTAGGCGATCATGTTTACAAATCTGACCAAGAAATTTCTTGTGCAGCTCAGATGTTAGAGGTGTTCGAGCGCTGTGGCAAAAGCGTTGTTAGCTTGGAGGTAACTCCAGCCGCTGAGATTAGTCATAGAGGCTGTGTGACAGGCACCTGGCAGGAACCAAATGTGCTGTTAGATGTGACTCGACTCGTAGAAAAGCCAGAAGTGGAGTATGCCATTCAACACTTACATATATCGGGTATGCCTCCTGATCAACTCTTGTCGATCTTTGGGATGTATGTGCTCTCACCCCAAATTTTTGACTGTTTGGCAGAGCAAATTCGACGCAATCTCCGCGATCGCAATGAGTTTCAGCTCACTTCTGGTTTAGAGCAGTTACGGCAAGAGTTAGGGATGATGGGATATCTGGTCGAAGGGCGATCGTTTGACACAGGCTTACCCGATGCCTATCGCCAAGCTTTGATTGAGTTTCGGCAAGCCTAA
- a CDS encoding response regulator: MQNKPLVNILLVDDHSENLLALEGILASLGQNLVRASSGKEALKRLLHQDFAVILLDVQMPGMDGLETATLIRSRDRSRHVPIIFMTAFHNSDQWVYKGYSVGAVDYLFKPIEPEILLCKVAAFVDLFQKTAEIQRQADQLEVLNAELRSNQARLQDFLDYANDLIHIMSPTGELLYVNPAWKHTLGYNEDELNHLAIEIVHPQSRGRWLETIYWVQAKPASRTLEITFLSKDGREVTVEGTLSSRFEANQLTAIHCIFHDITQRKQAERSLRQYTAQLQQALDFNAMLKRITNKLRDSLDEAQILTSVVQELALVLGVSRCQAALYDLAQQTATIAYEYTGSMFSEQGHVLEMAHSFEYQQLQQGQSLQLCNIAPHPIQGKVAMLACAIMDDQGVLGDLRLINDKDYVFRDLEVHLVQQVANQCAIAIRQARLFQAAQAQVTVLEKLNRLKDDFLSTISHELRTPISNIKMAIQLLKMTLAQVEIPKVEAEDLERYFSVLQSECEQEISLINDLLDLSRLDTEAEPLLLTKIELTSWVPHVAESFIERARSHDQDLQVEIPGDLPALTTDLIDLERVLSELLGNACKYTPAGEQIKISADATLDRIQLHVTNSGVEIPAEECDRIFDKFYRIPNNDPWKYSGTGLGLALVKKRIERLGATIHVASAATQTTFSIEFPLPTH, from the coding sequence ATGCAGAACAAGCCTCTAGTTAACATTCTTCTGGTCGATGACCACTCGGAAAACCTGCTGGCACTAGAAGGAATTCTGGCAAGCTTGGGGCAGAATCTGGTGCGAGCCTCTTCTGGCAAGGAAGCCTTAAAACGTCTGCTACATCAAGATTTTGCTGTCATTTTGCTCGATGTCCAAATGCCAGGAATGGATGGGTTGGAGACAGCGACTCTGATTCGTAGTCGCGATCGCTCGCGTCATGTGCCCATTATTTTCATGACGGCCTTTCATAATAGCGACCAGTGGGTTTACAAAGGCTATTCTGTCGGTGCAGTTGATTACTTGTTCAAACCGATTGAGCCAGAAATCCTCCTCTGTAAGGTGGCTGCCTTCGTAGACCTGTTTCAAAAAACGGCTGAGATTCAACGCCAAGCTGATCAACTAGAAGTTCTCAATGCCGAATTACGTAGCAACCAAGCACGACTGCAAGACTTCTTAGACTATGCCAATGATTTGATTCACATCATGTCTCCCACAGGCGAGTTGCTTTACGTCAACCCAGCCTGGAAGCATACTTTGGGCTACAACGAAGACGAACTCAACCACTTAGCCATTGAGATTGTGCATCCTCAAAGTCGGGGACGATGGCTAGAGACGATTTATTGGGTACAAGCCAAACCTGCCAGTCGTACGCTAGAAATCACCTTTCTCAGCAAAGACGGGCGAGAAGTCACGGTTGAAGGAACATTGAGCAGTCGCTTTGAGGCCAATCAACTCACGGCAATTCACTGCATTTTTCATGACATTACCCAGCGCAAGCAAGCCGAGCGATCGCTACGCCAATATACAGCTCAGTTGCAACAAGCCCTCGACTTCAATGCCATGCTCAAGCGCATTACCAATAAGCTGCGCGACAGTTTAGATGAAGCCCAAATCTTGACCAGTGTGGTGCAAGAACTGGCTCTAGTGTTGGGGGTCAGCCGTTGTCAAGCCGCTTTGTACGACTTAGCACAACAAACTGCCACGATCGCTTATGAGTACACCGGATCGATGTTTTCCGAACAGGGTCATGTCTTAGAGATGGCTCACTCCTTTGAATACCAGCAACTCCAACAAGGACAGTCGCTCCAGCTCTGTAACATAGCTCCCCACCCTATTCAAGGCAAAGTAGCTATGTTGGCTTGCGCGATCATGGATGACCAAGGTGTGTTGGGTGATCTACGTTTAATTAACGACAAAGATTATGTCTTTAGAGATTTAGAAGTGCATCTCGTGCAGCAGGTAGCTAACCAGTGCGCGATCGCGATTCGTCAGGCTCGTCTGTTCCAAGCTGCTCAAGCTCAAGTGACAGTTCTAGAGAAACTCAATCGTCTCAAAGATGATTTCTTAAGTACAATCTCTCACGAGTTGCGCACCCCCATCTCCAACATCAAAATGGCAATTCAGCTGCTGAAGATGACTTTGGCACAAGTAGAGATACCAAAAGTAGAAGCAGAAGATTTGGAGCGTTACTTCTCCGTTTTGCAAAGTGAATGCGAACAAGAAATTAGTTTAATTAACGACCTGCTCGATCTATCTCGCCTCGATACGGAAGCGGAACCTCTCCTATTAACTAAAATTGAACTCACGAGTTGGGTGCCCCATGTAGCAGAATCTTTTATAGAGCGGGCTCGCAGCCACGATCAGGATTTGCAAGTAGAGATTCCGGGAGATCTCCCTGCTCTCACAACTGACCTGATTGATTTAGAGCGAGTCTTGTCTGAGTTGCTCGGCAATGCTTGTAAGTACACTCCTGCGGGGGAGCAAATTAAGATCTCAGCCGATGCCACTCTCGATCGAATCCAGTTACATGTGACTAATTCCGGAGTCGAGATCCCAGCGGAAGAGTGCGATCGCATTTTTGATAAGTTCTACCGCATCCCTAACAATGATCCGTGGAAGTATAGTGGGACTGGCTTAGGATTAGCCTTAGTGAAAAAACGGATCGAGCGCTTGGGAGCCACCATCCATGTCGCGAGTGCAGCCACGCAAACCACCTTCAGCATTGAATTTCCTTTGCCAACCCATTAG